One window from the genome of Carnobacteriaceae bacterium zg-84 encodes:
- a CDS encoding rRNA pseudouridine synthase, giving the protein MERLQKVMAHAGVASRRKCEELIISGHVQVNGKLVTELGYKVSTSDKIEVDGVPLYKEEPVYYLFNKPQRVISAVSDDKGRAVVTDYFQGLQERIYPIGRLDYDTTGLLLLTNDGEFANLLMHPKYHVEKTYIAKVKGIPTEQQLKKLKYGIKIDGKKTAPAKVKLLSGDTDKQTATIELTIHEGWNHQVKKMFMAIGTPVMKLRREKYGSLTLDHLGVGQWRPLKKYEVQKLKQEAMQMQPKK; this is encoded by the coding sequence GTGGAACGTTTGCAAAAAGTGATGGCGCATGCAGGGGTGGCATCAAGAAGAAAATGTGAAGAATTGATTATAAGTGGTCATGTTCAAGTAAATGGAAAACTTGTGACGGAATTAGGCTATAAAGTAAGTACAAGTGATAAAATTGAAGTAGACGGTGTACCGCTTTATAAAGAAGAACCTGTTTATTATTTATTTAATAAACCACAACGTGTTATTTCAGCTGTATCAGATGATAAAGGAAGAGCAGTTGTAACAGATTATTTTCAAGGATTGCAAGAAAGAATTTATCCTATTGGGCGATTGGATTATGATACAACAGGATTATTATTGTTAACAAATGATGGAGAATTTGCTAATTTGCTCATGCACCCAAAATATCATGTGGAAAAAACATATATTGCAAAAGTAAAAGGTATACCTACTGAACAGCAACTAAAAAAACTGAAATACGGTATTAAAATTGATGGGAAAAAAACAGCTCCTGCAAAAGTAAAATTATTATCTGGAGATACAGATAAGCAAACAGCAACCATTGAATTAACCATTCACGAGGGTTGGAATCATCAAGTGAAAAAAATGTTTATGGCAATTGGTACACCTGTCATGAAATTAAGACGTGAAAAATATGGTTCTTTAACACTTGATCATTTAGGTGTCGGACAGTGGCGACCACTAAAGAAATACGAAGTACAAAAATTAAAACAAGAAGCAATGCAAATGCAACCTAAAAAATAA
- the scpB gene encoding SMC-Scp complex subunit ScpB, with protein sequence MSNQIGAVESLLFVSGDAGLTLLELSDLLHIQTSDVTVLLETLQKKYHDDEQCGLALVSFANRYQIVTKGIYSEVIKEYAVSPFATKLSQAALETLAIIAYKQPLTRAQIDQIRGVQSTGALQKLQMRDLIESKGRENSPGKPILYGTTDYFMNYFGITDMSELPDLDQLEMIQENTLQDLFEERYKKEYQTNDVKIEDATE encoded by the coding sequence ATGAGTAATCAAATAGGTGCAGTTGAAAGTTTGTTATTTGTATCAGGTGATGCAGGCCTAACACTATTAGAATTGAGCGACTTATTACATATACAAACTTCCGACGTTACAGTATTGCTGGAAACTTTACAAAAAAAATACCATGATGATGAACAATGCGGACTGGCATTAGTTTCTTTTGCCAATCGTTATCAAATAGTGACAAAGGGAATATATTCAGAAGTAATAAAAGAATATGCAGTTTCTCCTTTTGCCACTAAATTATCTCAGGCAGCGCTCGAAACATTAGCTATTATCGCATACAAACAACCTTTAACACGTGCACAAATTGATCAAATTAGAGGTGTACAATCAACAGGTGCTCTACAAAAATTACAAATGAGAGATTTAATTGAATCTAAAGGAAGAGAAAATAGTCCAGGAAAGCCTATTTTGTATGGGACAACAGATTATTTTATGAATTATTTTGGTATTACGGATATGTCAGAATTACCTGATTTAGATCAATTAGAAATGATTCAAGAAAATACGCTACAAGATTTGTTTGAAGAGCGTTATAAAAAAGAGTATCAAACAAATGATGTAAAAATAGAAGATGCTACAGAATAA
- a CDS encoding segregation/condensation protein A gives MENNQELLIKLDDFEGPLDLLLHLIKETKMDIQEVPMLIIVDQYLQFIRSMTYLQLDIAGEYLVMAATLLEIKSRLLLPRVDTIEIETEEYEEDLQDELIRQLIEYQQFKEVASALREKEDERGQFFAKEPTNLELLQENIPLKEGEVSLDDMIRAFQKMFQKQLQKQPLHARIEMDQVSVEETMLRIVDTLSKTSREVPIIDFIDSKQSLIATFLAMLELAKEKRVYFKQGTLHDMIYLYAGENIQQEEWYDYKGEENE, from the coding sequence ATGGAAAATAATCAAGAATTATTGATAAAATTAGATGATTTTGAAGGTCCTTTAGATTTGTTATTACATTTGATTAAAGAAACAAAAATGGATATTCAAGAAGTTCCAATGCTGATTATTGTTGATCAATATTTACAATTTATTCGTTCAATGACATATTTACAGTTAGATATTGCTGGAGAGTATTTGGTTATGGCGGCTACGCTTTTAGAAATTAAAAGTAGATTGTTATTACCACGAGTTGATACAATAGAGATTGAAACAGAAGAGTACGAAGAAGATTTACAAGATGAGTTAATTAGACAATTGATTGAATACCAACAATTCAAAGAAGTTGCAAGTGCCTTGCGTGAAAAAGAAGACGAACGAGGACAATTTTTTGCAAAGGAACCTACTAATTTAGAACTACTACAAGAAAATATCCCATTAAAAGAGGGAGAAGTTAGTCTTGATGATATGATTCGTGCTTTTCAAAAGATGTTTCAAAAACAGCTTCAAAAACAACCATTACATGCAAGAATCGAAATGGATCAAGTATCTGTTGAAGAAACAATGTTACGCATAGTTGACACATTATCCAAAACAAGTAGAGAAGTACCGATTATCGATTTTATTGACTCAAAACAGTCTTTAATAGCAACATTTCTAGCTATGTTAGAGTTAGCAAAAGAAAAACGTGTGTATTTTAAACAAGGTACATTACATGATATGATTTATTTATATGCAGGAGAAAATATTCAACAAGAAGAATGGTATGATTATAAAGGAGAAGAAAATGAGTAA
- a CDS encoding purine-nucleoside phosphorylase yields the protein MTYKEKIAQATDYLKKQGIEKPQFALILGSGLGELAEEIQNPIIVEYSTIPHFPVSTVAGHSNELVYGELSGKKVLVMKGRFHYYEGYALDAITFPIRVFKALGIDSVFLTNAAGGVNETFKPGTLMMITDHINYAGPNPLIGANDEEIGPRFPDMTKVYTPEYQTIIRQAAKEVGVDLKEGVYTWYSGPSYETPAEIRMFRLLGTDAIGMSTVPEAIVARHAGMKVMGISCITNLAAGMSGNALSHEEVVEVTQKVKHLFKDLVKKTLELA from the coding sequence ATGACATATAAAGAAAAAATTGCACAAGCAACAGATTATTTAAAGAAGCAAGGTATTGAAAAGCCACAATTTGCTTTAATACTAGGATCTGGTTTAGGTGAATTAGCAGAAGAAATTCAAAATCCAATTATTGTTGAATATTCAACAATTCCTCATTTTCCTGTATCAACTGTTGCAGGTCATTCTAATGAATTGGTTTATGGTGAATTAAGTGGAAAAAAAGTTCTAGTTATGAAAGGACGTTTCCACTATTATGAAGGCTATGCATTAGATGCTATTACATTCCCAATTCGTGTGTTCAAAGCATTAGGTATAGATTCTGTTTTCTTAACAAATGCAGCAGGTGGTGTTAATGAAACATTTAAACCAGGTACTTTGATGATGATTACAGATCATATTAACTATGCTGGACCAAATCCATTGATTGGTGCAAATGATGAGGAAATCGGTCCACGTTTCCCAGATATGACAAAAGTATATACACCAGAGTATCAAACGATTATTCGTCAAGCTGCTAAAGAAGTAGGTGTGGATTTAAAAGAAGGCGTATATACATGGTACTCAGGTCCTTCTTATGAAACACCTGCTGAAATTAGAATGTTTAGACTATTAGGAACAGATGCAATTGGTATGTCTACTGTTCCAGAAGCGATTGTAGCACGTCATGCAGGTATGAAAGTTATGGGGATTTCTTGTATTACTAACTTAGCAGCAGGCATGAGTGGTAATGCATTAAGTCATGAAGAGGTTGTAGAGGTTACTCAAAAAGTTAAACACTTATTTAAAGACTTAGTCAAAAAAACGTTAGAATTAGCTTAA
- the deoB gene encoding phosphopentomutase, with product MKFKRIHLIVMDSVGIGEAPDADKFDDVNSHTLGHITDNMELHLPNMAKLGLGKIESLKNIPNDIETMGYYTKLQEESVGKDTMTGHWEIMGLNIDKPFRVFPNGFPQELLQQIEEHTGRKVICNLPYSGTAVIDDYGQEQMETGALIIYTSADPVLQIAAHEEIIPLEELYSICEYVRSITLDEPYMVGRIIARPYIGEPGNFKRTSNRHDYALSPFGETTLNFLEQSHYDCIAIGKINDIFNGAGITKAIRTKDNMDGVDKLLEVLETDFTGLSFLNLVDFDAVYGHRRDVIGYGQALEAFDKRLPEIYEKMDDDDLLMITADHGNDPTYKGTDHTREYVPLMVYSKAFEKTGALSAGGHFADIAATISNNFSVKQTENGKSFLSELV from the coding sequence ATGAAATTTAAACGTATACATTTAATCGTAATGGATTCAGTAGGAATTGGAGAAGCACCAGATGCTGATAAATTTGATGATGTAAATTCTCATACATTAGGACATATTACGGACAATATGGAGCTTCATTTACCAAATATGGCAAAATTAGGTCTAGGAAAAATAGAATCTTTAAAAAATATACCAAATGATATTGAAACAATGGGATATTATACAAAATTACAAGAAGAATCTGTTGGAAAAGACACAATGACTGGTCATTGGGAAATTATGGGACTAAATATTGATAAGCCATTTAGAGTTTTCCCAAATGGTTTTCCACAAGAACTTCTTCAACAAATTGAAGAACACACTGGTCGGAAAGTTATTTGTAACTTACCGTATAGTGGAACAGCCGTGATTGATGATTATGGACAAGAACAAATGGAAACAGGAGCTTTAATTATTTATACTTCTGCAGATCCTGTTTTACAAATTGCAGCACATGAAGAGATTATTCCATTAGAAGAATTATATAGCATTTGTGAATATGTACGTAGCATTACATTAGATGAACCTTATATGGTAGGACGTATTATTGCTCGCCCTTATATTGGAGAACCAGGAAACTTTAAACGTACAAGTAACCGCCATGATTATGCATTAAGTCCTTTTGGTGAAACAACATTAAACTTTTTAGAACAATCTCACTATGATTGTATTGCTATTGGTAAAATCAATGATATTTTCAATGGTGCGGGTATTACAAAAGCTATTCGTACAAAAGATAATATGGATGGTGTTGACAAATTACTTGAAGTTTTAGAAACAGATTTTACTGGATTGAGTTTCTTGAATTTGGTCGATTTTGATGCTGTTTATGGACATAGACGTGATGTGATAGGGTACGGACAAGCTTTAGAAGCTTTTGACAAACGCTTGCCTGAAATTTACGAAAAAATGGATGATGATGATTTATTGATGATTACGGCAGATCATGGAAATGATCCAACTTATAAAGGAACAGATCATACACGTGAATATGTACCTTTAATGGTGTATTCGAAAGCTTTTGAAAAAACGGGAGCTTTGTCAGCAGGTGGACATTTTGCTGATATTGCAGCAACTATTTCTAATAATTTTTCAGTTAAACAAACAGAAAATGGAAAAAGTTTCTTATCAGAGTTAGTATAA
- a CDS encoding tyrosine recombinase: MSLDKRIIKEYIIDFSREGASENSCINYELDLIHYANFLIEIYRIVHWENISADHIRHYVSLLYDEGKEATTISRKISALRSFHKYLKHQQIVETNPMEKISLPKKRKQLPRVLTEDDIDDILAVPDLNTLQGIRDRAILEVMYATGLRVSELCDLKLSQVHREAATVNVIGKGNKERITLLGEEALHYLNMYYNLVRPVYDKDNLSAYVFLNRRGKPFTRQGIWKRLKEIVQESGVDKHVTPHTIRHSVATHLLANGMDLRMIQELLGHEHLETTQIYTHIDMNKVTDDYTLAHPHAKK, translated from the coding sequence ATGAGTTTAGATAAACGAATAATAAAAGAATATATCATTGACTTCTCAAGAGAGGGAGCTTCAGAAAATAGTTGTATCAATTATGAATTGGATTTAATACACTATGCTAATTTTTTAATAGAGATATATCGTATTGTACATTGGGAAAATATTAGTGCAGATCATATTCGACACTATGTTTCTTTACTTTATGACGAAGGTAAAGAAGCAACTACGATTAGTCGTAAAATATCAGCTTTAAGAAGTTTTCATAAATATTTAAAACACCAGCAGATTGTTGAAACAAATCCAATGGAAAAAATTTCTTTACCTAAAAAAAGAAAGCAGTTACCCCGTGTACTAACAGAAGATGATATAGACGATATTTTAGCTGTTCCTGATTTAAATACCTTGCAAGGTATCCGAGATAGAGCGATTTTAGAAGTGATGTATGCCACTGGATTACGTGTATCCGAATTATGCGATTTAAAACTATCCCAAGTGCATAGAGAAGCAGCAACAGTAAATGTTATCGGAAAAGGAAATAAAGAGCGAATTACACTATTAGGCGAAGAGGCACTACATTATTTAAATATGTACTATAATTTAGTTAGACCTGTTTATGATAAAGATAATCTAAGTGCTTACGTTTTTTTAAATCGTAGAGGTAAACCATTTACAAGGCAAGGTATTTGGAAACGATTGAAAGAAATCGTTCAAGAAAGTGGAGTCGATAAGCATGTCACTCCACATACTATTAGGCATTCTGTGGCAACGCATTTATTGGCAAATGGCATGGATTTAAGAATGATACAAGAATTATTAGGGCATGAACATTTAGAAACAACACAAATTTACACACATATTGATATGAATAAAGTGACGGATGACTATACACTAGCACATCCACATGCAAAAAAATAG
- a CDS encoding DNA-binding protein, with protein MNTLYGTVITGMVTDENNDFYFIQKDGVTFAMDKQEDESLSIGDTVKGFVYESSQHKKRLTTNIPKVQQGKYAWATVTQVRKDLGVFVDIGLPDKEIVVSLDDLPQMKELWPKKNDRLMISLRVDKKERLWGILADEHIFRSVAKKGKETDKNKDITATAFRLKLVGTYVLTDDYYIGFIHPSERVDEPRLGEQLSGRVIGVRPDGILNLSLRRRAHEAIGDDAEMLLAFLNKSKDGSLPFWDKSDPDDIKQYFGISKGQFKRAVGNLLKRRMIEQKDGYIRLVK; from the coding sequence ATGAATACATTATATGGAACAGTCATAACAGGCATGGTCACAGATGAAAATAACGATTTTTATTTTATTCAAAAAGACGGTGTGACGTTTGCGATGGATAAACAAGAAGATGAGTCGCTATCCATTGGAGATACAGTAAAAGGCTTTGTTTATGAATCTAGTCAACATAAAAAAAGGTTAACAACGAATATTCCAAAAGTCCAGCAAGGGAAGTACGCATGGGCGACAGTAACGCAAGTTAGAAAAGATTTAGGAGTGTTCGTTGATATAGGATTACCTGATAAAGAAATTGTCGTTTCTTTAGATGATTTACCGCAAATGAAAGAGTTATGGCCAAAGAAAAACGATCGATTGATGATTAGTTTAAGAGTAGATAAAAAAGAGCGTTTATGGGGTATTTTAGCAGACGAACATATTTTTAGATCTGTTGCTAAAAAAGGAAAAGAAACAGATAAAAATAAAGATATTACAGCAACGGCTTTTCGCTTAAAATTAGTTGGTACATACGTTTTAACAGATGATTACTATATTGGATTTATTCATCCAAGCGAACGCGTTGATGAGCCTAGATTGGGTGAACAATTATCTGGACGAGTAATTGGTGTTAGACCAGATGGTATTTTAAATCTATCTCTAAGACGACGTGCACATGAAGCTATTGGAGATGACGCGGAAATGTTATTGGCATTTTTAAACAAATCAAAAGATGGAAGTCTTCCATTTTGGGATAAAAGCGATCCAGATGATATAAAACAATACTTTGGGATTAGCAAGGGTCAGTTTAAACGTGCCGTAGGTAATTTGTTGAAGCGTCGTATGATTGAACAAAAAGATGGCTATATTCGATTAGTGAAATAA
- a CDS encoding prepilin-type N-terminal cleavage/methylation domain-containing protein: MIINKYYQFLKNKKGFTLLETVVSLFVFCVITILLLSTQPMITKYHGYIRQHHETAFIQFKNYLEYCLSKEQYIKHDTNVLFTQIDKKTIRYEQYHNILRRTTDKGGYEPLLFNVQKWYVNKQKDYYHIRVFFQNGDYYEANILYIIQK; this comes from the coding sequence ATGATAATAAACAAATATTATCAGTTTTTAAAAAATAAAAAGGGATTTACATTATTGGAAACAGTAGTGTCATTATTTGTTTTTTGTGTTATAACGATATTACTTCTTTCTACTCAACCAATGATAACAAAATATCATGGCTATATACGACAACATCATGAAACAGCCTTTATTCAATTCAAAAACTATTTAGAATACTGTTTGTCCAAAGAACAATATATCAAACATGATACAAATGTACTTTTCACACAAATAGATAAGAAAACAATTCGATATGAACAGTATCATAACATTCTAAGACGTACAACTGATAAAGGTGGATATGAACCCTTGCTATTCAATGTGCAAAAATGGTATGTCAATAAGCAAAAAGACTATTATCACATTCGTGTATTTTTTCAAAATGGAGATTATTATGAAGCGAATATTCTATATATTATTCAAAAATAA
- a CDS encoding IS30 family transposase, giving the protein MSKTNYNTKKQYKQLSLVERTKIETLLNEKKPIRYIAERLGRNVSTIYREIKRGSVNQIVNRNGIQRDELKYYAETSHYIYKAKQQNKYHHDLTEKFSQQFFKDLQQVVTEKYRTHSIDTFVHWYRQNHPNEKVPCTKTVYTFVHQGIIPIKPIDLPKMVSIRKRPKKENTKTYKKNMGTSIENRPDVANNRTEFGHWEIDLVLFKKTKNEALLLTLVERQTRYTIIRKMNDKTAQCVLRTLKNIFKQYRKSTFKSITSDNGSEFASLSELESTYLSIYYAHPYSSYERGTNENHNGQIREFLPKGKSINTVKKSTIRKIESCLNQKIRRKLGYRTPAELFLLRVD; this is encoded by the coding sequence ATGTCTAAAACAAATTATAACACAAAAAAACAATATAAACAGCTATCATTGGTTGAACGTACAAAAATTGAAACGTTATTAAACGAAAAAAAGCCAATACGATATATCGCTGAACGACTCGGAAGAAATGTATCCACAATTTATAGAGAAATTAAACGAGGAAGCGTTAATCAAATTGTTAATCGAAATGGTATCCAACGTGACGAATTAAAATATTACGCTGAAACAAGCCATTACATCTATAAAGCTAAGCAACAAAATAAATATCATCATGATTTAACTGAAAAATTTAGTCAACAATTTTTCAAAGACTTACAACAGGTAGTTACTGAAAAATATAGAACCCATAGTATTGATACCTTTGTACATTGGTATCGGCAAAATCATCCTAATGAAAAAGTCCCTTGTACGAAAACGGTTTATACGTTTGTTCATCAAGGTATTATCCCTATCAAACCAATTGATTTACCCAAAATGGTAAGCATTAGAAAACGACCGAAAAAAGAGAACACCAAAACATACAAGAAAAATATGGGTACATCTATCGAAAATCGACCAGACGTAGCGAATAATCGTACAGAATTTGGACATTGGGAAATTGATTTAGTCTTATTTAAGAAGACAAAAAATGAAGCACTATTATTAACGTTAGTAGAACGACAAACACGTTATACAATTATACGTAAAATGAATGATAAAACAGCACAATGTGTCTTACGGACATTAAAGAATATTTTTAAACAATATAGGAAATCAACCTTCAAGAGTATTACATCTGATAATGGGTCAGAATTCGCCTCGTTATCTGAATTAGAATCGACATATTTAAGCATTTACTATGCACACCCTTATTCATCTTATGAGCGTGGTACTAACGAAAATCATAACGGACAGATACGGGAGTTTTTACCTAAGGGTAAATCTATCAATACCGTTAAAAAGTCAACTATTCGTAAAATAGAATCCTGCTTAAATCAGAAAATACGGCGTAAATTAGGTTATCGTACACCTGCAGAGTTATTTTTATTGCGGGTAGATTAA
- a CDS encoding prepilin-type N-terminal cleavage/methylation domain-containing protein — protein MFKSLKNKKAFTLLEMIIVLFIISILMLLIVPNLTDKKERIDKQGTQALANVVQTQAALYLLEHQDRSVSLEALLDEGYLNDKQINEINQRHITLSGDGHVSYPTE, from the coding sequence ATGTTTAAATCACTAAAAAATAAAAAAGCTTTTACACTTTTAGAGATGATTATTGTTTTGTTTATTATTTCTATTTTAATGCTACTAATTGTCCCTAATTTAACAGATAAGAAAGAGCGTATTGATAAACAAGGTACACAAGCATTGGCAAATGTTGTACAAACACAGGCAGCTTTATATTTATTAGAGCATCAAGATCGTTCTGTTTCTTTAGAAGCTCTGCTAGATGAAGGTTATTTAAATGATAAGCAAATAAACGAAATCAATCAACGTCATATTACACTTTCTGGAGATGGGCATGTATCTTATCCGACAGAATAA
- a CDS encoding type II secretion system F family protein — translation MGYRFKKEHQAECLIKLSELLKEGFPLSEALTFLVHLMVKQKPIFVYMEQALKSGKSFDSILGICGFDQSITTRIYLAQLHGHLQEVLFSCGHQLKERRKQYQKIQQLCLYPTILLCFIIGLIIGIQQFFLPSLEDMFHQSNYENSQFTFFLIKTLPVYILWSIVMCVLCFLLLLFYYQKQSPMKKAGFLSKIPFIKKWIKWYYTSYFSRELAYLLGSQYGFNEVVDVLKRGNTLPLLKEFIVLLEHYMQQGQTISDVIRKLPFLSEEMALVIEHGEKISHLSMKLFVFSKDNLEKLEKDIHQKMT, via the coding sequence TTGGGGTATCGCTTTAAAAAAGAACACCAAGCAGAATGTTTAATCAAATTATCTGAATTATTAAAAGAAGGATTTCCTTTGTCAGAGGCTTTGACGTTCTTAGTGCATTTGATGGTGAAACAAAAACCTATATTTGTCTATATGGAACAAGCTTTAAAATCTGGTAAATCATTTGACTCTATTTTAGGAATATGTGGGTTTGATCAGTCTATCACAACAAGAATTTATTTAGCACAATTACACGGTCATTTACAAGAAGTCTTGTTCAGTTGCGGTCATCAATTAAAAGAACGACGAAAGCAATATCAAAAAATACAACAACTGTGCTTGTATCCAACTATATTATTGTGTTTTATTATTGGATTGATTATTGGGATCCAGCAATTTTTTTTACCCAGTTTAGAAGATATGTTTCATCAATCTAATTATGAAAATAGTCAGTTTACTTTTTTTCTTATAAAAACATTACCTGTTTACATATTATGGAGCATTGTTATGTGTGTTCTGTGTTTTTTGTTATTGCTTTTTTATTATCAAAAGCAATCTCCTATGAAAAAAGCTGGGTTTTTAAGTAAAATTCCTTTTATTAAAAAGTGGATAAAATGGTATTATACGTCTTATTTTTCCAGGGAGCTCGCTTATTTGTTAGGAAGTCAGTACGGTTTTAATGAAGTGGTCGATGTATTGAAAAGAGGAAACACCTTACCGTTATTGAAAGAGTTTATCGTATTGCTTGAACACTATATGCAACAAGGACAAACGATAAGTGATGTTATTCGTAAGTTGCCGTTTTTAAGTGAAGAAATGGCACTTGTCATTGAACATGGAGAAAAAATTAGCCATTTATCAATGAAATTATTTGTCTTTTCAAAAGATAATTTGGAAAAATTAGAAAAGGATATTCATCAAAAAATGACATGA
- the tadA gene encoding Flp pilus assembly complex ATPase component TadA, whose amino-acid sequence MIEQIADKMMHTALEKSISDIHIMPKQKMYIIYFRYLGKLVIFKTLTYEIGEQLIRHFKYITGLAVGEKRKSQTGSATYKIANVSFDIRTSTICNVYYQETMVIRLLKIKKETGVIQHYFPKKIDALYRLFTKKQGMIIFSGPVDSGKTTLIHYLLSKKYNEKPIHIMTLEDPVEIINDHFLQTEINTSIGVDYQHLIKASLRHHPDILFIGEIRDEQTAAMAVRASLTGHLVVATIHAKSCEGCMMRLLELGVSKVLLKEVLTGIVMQRLIPRYCPFCEMECLFYCTHIPSHEKRLLLTCVMTESDIQLYWTTNKGKSMQFDKLLSKLYALSYIGKETLEEYRIGVSL is encoded by the coding sequence ATGATTGAACAAATTGCAGATAAAATGATGCATACTGCTTTAGAAAAATCTATTTCAGATATTCATATTATGCCTAAACAAAAGATGTATATCATCTATTTCCGTTATTTAGGTAAATTAGTGATATTTAAAACATTAACTTATGAGATAGGAGAACAACTCATAAGACATTTTAAATATATAACAGGATTAGCTGTCGGTGAAAAAAGAAAATCTCAAACAGGATCGGCAACTTATAAAATAGCTAATGTATCTTTTGATATTCGAACATCGACCATTTGTAATGTGTATTATCAAGAAACAATGGTTATTCGTTTACTTAAAATAAAAAAAGAAACAGGTGTTATTCAACATTATTTTCCTAAGAAAATAGATGCTTTATATAGATTATTCACGAAAAAACAAGGCATGATTATTTTTTCTGGACCAGTCGATTCGGGTAAAACAACGCTCATTCATTATTTATTATCAAAAAAATACAATGAAAAGCCTATTCATATTATGACTTTAGAAGATCCGGTAGAGATTATTAACGATCATTTTTTACAAACGGAAATCAATACATCCATAGGTGTTGATTATCAACACTTAATAAAAGCAAGTTTGAGACATCATCCAGACATTTTATTTATTGGGGAAATACGAGATGAACAAACAGCTGCAATGGCGGTTAGAGCATCTTTAACAGGACATTTAGTAGTTGCTACTATTCATGCAAAAAGTTGTGAAGGTTGTATGATGAGATTATTAGAATTAGGTGTTTCAAAAGTGTTGTTAAAAGAAGTATTAACAGGAATTGTGATGCAAAGGCTTATTCCTAGATACTGTCCATTTTGTGAAATGGAATGTTTGTTTTATTGCACGCATATCCCGAGTCACGAGAAACGCTTATTGTTAACATGTGTTATGACAGAAAGCGATATTCAATTATATTGGACGACAAATAAAGGGAAATCTATGCAGTTTGATAAGCTTTTATCTAAATTATATGCCTTGTCTTATATAGGAAAAGAAACATTGGAGGAGTATCGAATTGGGGTATCGCTTTAA
- a CDS encoding YitT family protein — translation MKNISWKSLFIITLGNLVFAIAVNTFLLANHMGEGGVTGISLLLYYVAQIPVELSYFLINLVLMAIGYKYLEKSTIFYTIYSFAIFSVFVRLTSSFQYVMHDQLLVPIVGGLMSGTSIGFIIWAGGSTAGTDIIALIINRYFNVPTSTALFVIDLFIVGPSAFVIGFEKSIYTLIMLFVAVKVIDYILEGFNVRKSILIISEHHEEISQRILTDLYRGVTVLHGHGSYTKEEKQILYIVVDRNQVVDITKLVNHIDPKAFMTISDVHNVLGEGFTYDISKKKR, via the coding sequence GTGAAAAATATTTCTTGGAAATCATTATTTATTATTACTTTAGGGAATTTAGTTTTTGCTATAGCTGTTAATACATTTTTATTAGCAAACCATATGGGAGAAGGTGGTGTCACTGGTATTTCACTACTTTTATACTATGTTGCACAAATTCCCGTTGAATTATCTTATTTTTTAATCAACCTCGTTTTAATGGCAATTGGCTATAAATATTTGGAAAAATCAACCATTTTTTATACAATTTACTCATTTGCTATTTTTTCTGTTTTTGTTCGCTTAACCTCTTCATTTCAATACGTCATGCACGATCAGTTATTGGTTCCAATCGTTGGTGGATTAATGAGCGGAACATCTATCGGATTTATTATTTGGGCAGGTGGCTCAACAGCCGGAACAGATATTATCGCTCTTATCATCAATCGTTATTTCAATGTTCCAACAAGTACAGCATTATTTGTCATTGACTTATTTATTGTCGGTCCTTCTGCATTTGTAATCGGATTTGAAAAAAGTATTTATACATTGATTATGTTATTTGTTGCTGTTAAAGTGATTGATTATATTTTGGAAGGTTTCAACGTCAGAAAGTCGATTTTAATTATTTCTGAACATCATGAAGAAATTAGCCAACGAATTTTAACCGACTTATATCGTGGTGTAACAGTCTTACACGGGCATGGTTCCTATACAAAAGAAGAAAAACAAATACTATACATCGTCGTAGATAGAAATCAAGTTGTAGATATTACAAAATTAGTCAACCACATCGATCCAAAAGCATTTATGACAATATCAGATGTCCATAATGTGCTAGGAGAGGGATTCACTTATGATATATCCAAAAAGAAACGCTAA